Proteins found in one Litorihabitans aurantiacus genomic segment:
- a CDS encoding acetyl-CoA C-acetyltransferase: MTSTPETPSPAVDTGSAARPSGTAVVVGGNRIPFAKAGGHYAGASNLDMLTAVLDGLVARLGLAGETIGEVRAGAVLNHSKDFNLAREAVLGTALAPTTSAVTIQRACATSIEAAWDLANKITLGQISSGIAGGADSTSDAPIVVSERLRGILLKLNRARSVPDRLKLVGQLRPADLAPVAPNVNEPRTGLSMGEHQALTNLRWQVTREAQDAIALASHTHLAQAWEEGLFDDLVTPFRGLTRDAALRADTTAEALAKLRTVFGNDHPDPTMTAGNSTPLSDGAAAVLLASPQWAAEHGLPALARVVDAEAAAVDFVHGEEGLLMGGAYAVPRLLARQGLALEDIDLVEIHEAFAGVVAATTAAWADETFAAEKLGLPALGTLDPARLNVAGSSLAAGHPFAATGARIVATLATLLAGRKAALVAEGGSPDTPVRGLISVCAAGGQAVAMLLEA, encoded by the coding sequence ATGACGAGCACACCCGAGACCCCCTCCCCCGCCGTCGACACCGGGTCCGCCGCGCGGCCCTCCGGCACCGCCGTCGTCGTCGGCGGGAACCGGATCCCGTTCGCGAAGGCGGGCGGGCACTACGCCGGCGCGAGCAACCTCGACATGCTGACGGCGGTGCTCGACGGTCTCGTCGCCCGCCTCGGCCTCGCGGGCGAGACGATCGGCGAGGTGCGCGCAGGCGCCGTCCTCAACCACTCCAAGGACTTCAACCTGGCGCGCGAGGCGGTCCTCGGGACCGCCCTCGCGCCGACGACGTCGGCGGTCACGATCCAGCGCGCGTGCGCCACGAGCATCGAGGCCGCCTGGGACCTCGCGAACAAGATCACGCTCGGGCAGATCTCCTCGGGGATCGCCGGCGGCGCCGACTCCACCTCCGACGCGCCCATCGTCGTGTCCGAGCGACTGCGCGGCATCCTGCTCAAGCTCAACCGGGCCCGCTCGGTGCCGGACAGGCTGAAGCTCGTGGGGCAGCTGCGCCCGGCCGACCTCGCTCCCGTCGCGCCGAACGTCAACGAGCCCCGCACCGGGCTCTCGATGGGTGAGCACCAGGCGCTGACCAACCTGCGCTGGCAGGTGACGCGCGAGGCGCAGGACGCCATCGCGCTGGCGTCGCACACCCACCTCGCGCAGGCGTGGGAGGAGGGTCTTTTCGACGACCTCGTCACCCCGTTCCGCGGCCTGACGCGCGATGCCGCGCTGCGCGCCGACACCACCGCCGAGGCGCTCGCGAAGCTGCGCACCGTGTTCGGCAACGATCACCCCGATCCCACGATGACCGCCGGCAACTCCACCCCGCTGTCCGACGGCGCGGCCGCCGTCCTGCTCGCCTCGCCGCAGTGGGCGGCCGAGCACGGTCTGCCGGCGCTGGCGCGCGTGGTCGACGCCGAGGCCGCCGCCGTCGACTTCGTCCACGGCGAGGAGGGGCTGCTCATGGGCGGCGCCTACGCCGTGCCGCGCCTGCTCGCCCGCCAGGGCCTCGCGCTCGAGGACATCGACCTCGTCGAGATCCACGAGGCGTTCGCCGGCGTCGTGGCCGCCACCACGGCCGCGTGGGCCGACGAGACTTTCGCCGCGGAGAAGCTGGGCCTGCCGGCGCTCGGCACCCTCGACCCCGCTCGCCTCAACGTCGCGGGCTCCTCGCTCGCCGCTGGGCACCCCTTCGCCGCCACCGGCGCCCGCATCGTCGCCACGCTCGCGACCCTCCTCGCCGGCCGCAAGGCCGCGCTGGTCGCCGAGGGCGGCAGTCCCGACACCCCCGTGCGGGGCCTCATCTCCGTCTGCGCCGCCGGCGGTCAGGCCGTCGCGATGCTCCTGGAGGCCTGA
- a CDS encoding AAA family ATPase: MRLHLPEKYEPLLGTADHLDVVGAVAPWLLPDGWLAETHSAIERLARDEATGSPVTGGATYVAGTSRAVPTVWEAAAWLAGPTPIFAGPHSRLPWELVERHLQPGKMLDPQSAWRYAGAGTEWPTNMLSWAATKGWDRLHALETTRAILDLFTGVPQLEQRRAALAGVFAAILDGDDAELGALHEQGSMDEIRRYWRNDLSDEVYSVLPELAGPLDVVAWAYPAFETLTSLLEGVTGRKAPTTGFLADACLGRSVGVPPMLAAAIGAEAAAEVQQRWNAGRPGFQAELSNTATRAFLARGMQAGELELVRLYMAMGSVLASYVPSLPGVPTTTSPVINPLHHAEDLEELFTVRRGVNPLLAQLATHVVQAPTADDGGARDEHGRPLGLRDGEGGDVVALEVEEVEIGEPLEDLRELIGLGPIKEQVVRLQAEAKAEILRVRAGMPPSERSRHLLFLGNPGTAKTTVARILARIYAQQGLLSRGHLVEVSRGDLIGEFIGQTAPKVRAVVEKALGGVLFIDEAYALVPRDSFRDFGHEAVATLVKLMEDMREDLVVVAAGYPEEMARFVDANPGLASRFPTTLDFADYADDDLWAIFRLVATHAGYTLAWGVELAVRSLIPRVRPRNFGNGRFMRNVFEEATALQAVRIVAMTDPSTSDIRTLLPQDVPARGVVAEVSAPGMYL; this comes from the coding sequence GTGCGCCTGCACCTGCCTGAGAAGTACGAACCGCTGCTGGGCACGGCGGACCACCTCGACGTCGTCGGCGCGGTGGCGCCCTGGCTGCTCCCGGACGGCTGGCTCGCGGAGACGCACTCCGCGATCGAGCGACTCGCGCGTGACGAGGCGACCGGGTCGCCCGTGACCGGGGGCGCGACGTACGTCGCCGGCACGTCGCGCGCCGTGCCGACCGTGTGGGAGGCCGCCGCGTGGCTCGCGGGGCCGACGCCGATCTTCGCCGGACCGCACTCGCGACTGCCGTGGGAGCTCGTCGAGCGGCACCTGCAGCCGGGGAAGATGCTGGACCCGCAGAGTGCCTGGCGCTACGCCGGCGCCGGGACGGAATGGCCGACCAACATGCTCTCGTGGGCCGCGACGAAGGGGTGGGACCGGCTCCACGCGCTCGAGACCACGCGCGCGATCCTCGACCTGTTCACCGGCGTCCCCCAGCTGGAGCAGCGGCGCGCGGCGCTCGCGGGGGTGTTCGCGGCGATCCTCGACGGCGACGACGCCGAGCTCGGTGCGCTGCACGAGCAGGGCTCCATGGACGAGATCCGCCGCTACTGGCGCAACGACCTCTCGGACGAGGTCTACTCGGTGCTGCCCGAGCTGGCGGGGCCGCTCGACGTCGTGGCCTGGGCCTACCCGGCGTTCGAGACGCTGACGTCGCTGCTGGAGGGGGTGACGGGGCGGAAGGCTCCCACGACCGGCTTCCTCGCGGACGCGTGCCTCGGCCGCAGCGTCGGCGTTCCGCCGATGCTGGCCGCCGCCATCGGTGCGGAGGCGGCGGCCGAGGTGCAGCAGCGCTGGAACGCGGGCCGGCCGGGCTTCCAGGCCGAGCTGTCCAACACGGCGACCCGGGCGTTCCTCGCTCGCGGCATGCAGGCGGGCGAGCTCGAGCTGGTCCGCCTCTACATGGCGATGGGGAGCGTGCTGGCCTCCTACGTGCCGTCGCTGCCGGGCGTGCCGACGACGACCTCGCCCGTCATCAACCCGCTGCACCACGCCGAGGACCTCGAGGAGCTCTTCACGGTGCGTCGCGGGGTCAACCCGCTGCTGGCGCAGCTCGCCACGCACGTGGTCCAGGCGCCCACGGCCGACGACGGCGGTGCGCGCGACGAGCACGGACGCCCGCTCGGGCTGCGCGACGGGGAGGGCGGCGACGTCGTCGCCCTCGAGGTCGAGGAGGTCGAGATCGGTGAGCCGCTCGAGGACCTGCGAGAGCTCATCGGGCTCGGGCCGATCAAGGAGCAGGTGGTGCGGCTTCAGGCGGAGGCGAAGGCCGAGATCCTGCGCGTGCGCGCCGGGATGCCGCCCAGCGAACGCTCGCGGCACCTGCTGTTCCTCGGCAACCCCGGGACGGCGAAGACGACGGTCGCGCGCATCCTCGCGCGGATCTACGCGCAGCAGGGCCTGCTCTCGCGCGGCCACCTGGTCGAGGTCAGCCGCGGTGACCTCATCGGGGAGTTCATCGGACAGACCGCGCCGAAGGTGCGCGCCGTCGTCGAGAAGGCCCTGGGTGGGGTGCTGTTCATCGACGAGGCGTACGCGCTCGTGCCGCGCGACTCCTTCCGCGACTTCGGGCACGAGGCCGTGGCGACGCTCGTGAAGCTGATGGAGGACATGCGTGAGGACCTCGTCGTGGTGGCGGCCGGCTACCCCGAGGAGATGGCGCGGTTCGTCGACGCCAACCCGGGTCTCGCCTCGCGCTTCCCGACCACCCTCGACTTCGCCGACTACGCCGACGACGACCTGTGGGCGATCTTCCGGCTCGTCGCGACGCATGCGGGCTACACGCTCGCGTGGGGGGTGGAGCTCGCGGTGCGCTCGCTGATCCCGCGCGTGCGGCCGCGCAACTTCGGCAACGGGCGGTTCATGCGGAACGTCTTCGAGGAGGCGACGGCGCTCCAGGCCGTGCGCATCGTGGCGATGACCGACCCGAGCACGAGCGACATCCGCACGCTGCTGCCGCAGGACGTGCCCGCGCGGGGTGTGGTGGCCGAGGTCAGTGCGCCGGGGATGTACCTGTAG
- a CDS encoding hydroxymethylglutaryl-CoA synthase — translation MVRHESGKPVAIGIHDLALATSQHSLSLTDLADHYGIDPAKFSVGIGQDVMSVLAGDEDIVTMAADATARILERNGTDGIRTLLFATESGIDQSKSAGVYVHKLVGLPATVRVVELKQACYSATAALQFAVGLIARDPSQKVLVVASDVARYDLGSSGESTQGAAAAAMLVQADPAILEVENAAGVFTDDVMDFWRPNYRSTALVDGKGSIKAYLNAIGGAWEDYRAQGGAAFEDFAAICYHQPFTKMATKAHRHLAVLAGGNPTPAEVAADLDETMRYNRLIGNSYTASVYVALASLLEHHDGDLTGARIGLASYGSGSVAEFFGGVVQPGYRERLRGAEHAAMIERRTPLDHTAYEVLHKTTLPEDGREYRTARETTAPFRFAGMQAHQRLYETA, via the coding sequence ATGGTTCGACACGAGTCGGGCAAGCCGGTCGCGATCGGCATCCACGACCTCGCCCTGGCGACCTCGCAGCACAGCCTGTCCCTGACGGACCTCGCCGACCACTACGGGATCGACCCCGCGAAGTTCAGCGTGGGCATCGGCCAGGACGTCATGAGCGTGCTCGCGGGCGACGAGGACATCGTGACGATGGCGGCCGACGCGACGGCCCGCATCCTCGAGCGCAACGGCACCGACGGGATCCGCACCCTCCTGTTCGCCACGGAGAGCGGCATCGACCAGAGCAAGTCGGCCGGCGTCTACGTGCACAAGCTCGTCGGCCTGCCCGCCACCGTGCGCGTGGTCGAGCTCAAGCAGGCGTGCTACTCGGCGACGGCGGCGCTGCAGTTCGCGGTCGGGCTGATCGCCCGCGACCCGTCGCAGAAGGTCCTGGTCGTGGCGAGCGACGTCGCGCGCTACGACCTCGGCTCCTCGGGCGAGTCGACGCAGGGTGCCGCGGCCGCCGCGATGCTCGTGCAGGCCGACCCCGCGATCCTCGAGGTCGAGAACGCCGCGGGCGTGTTCACCGACGACGTCATGGACTTCTGGCGCCCGAACTACCGCTCGACCGCCCTCGTGGACGGCAAGGGCTCGATCAAGGCCTACCTCAACGCGATCGGCGGCGCGTGGGAGGACTACCGCGCGCAGGGCGGTGCGGCCTTCGAGGACTTCGCCGCGATCTGCTACCACCAGCCGTTCACGAAGATGGCGACCAAGGCGCACCGGCACCTGGCGGTGCTCGCCGGCGGCAACCCCACGCCCGCGGAGGTGGCCGCTGACCTCGACGAGACGATGCGCTACAACCGCCTCATCGGGAACTCCTACACGGCGTCGGTCTACGTGGCCCTCGCCTCGCTCCTCGAGCACCACGACGGCGACCTCACGGGTGCGCGCATCGGTCTCGCGAGCTACGGCTCGGGTTCGGTCGCGGAGTTCTTCGGGGGCGTCGTGCAGCCCGGCTACCGCGAGCGCCTGCGGGGCGCCGAGCACGCGGCGATGATCGAGCGCCGCACGCCGCTGGACCACACCGCCTACGAGGTGCTGCACAAGACGACGCTGCCCGAGGACGGGCGCGAGTACCGCACGGCGCGCGAGACGACGGCCCCGTTCCGGTTCGCCGGGATGCAGGCGCACCAGCGCCTCTACGAGACCGCCTGA
- a CDS encoding hydroxymethylglutaryl-CoA reductase: MASSAPARPTGTSSTPVPLKWVGPLRISSPALGGTQEISVPLATYETPLWPSVGRGARVSTMVEEGIRAVVVDERMTRSILLEADDAATALAAWRRLEDSREKLQAVVATSSRFARLIDMHVQIVGDLLFLRLELTTGDASGHNMVTLAGERLMDHILATIPGVRYVSPSGNYCIDKKASAVNGILGRGKNVVTEILLPREVVERRLRTSAAAVEKLNVRKNLIGSILAGSLRSANAHYANMLLGFYLATGQDAANIVEGSQGVTRAEDRDGDLYFSCTLPNVIVGSVGNGKGLPEVDEALRLLGCREEREPGENGRRLAVLAAATVLCGELSLLAAQTNQGELMRSHVVLERGAGRGDRVQAPPAQDPVS, translated from the coding sequence GTGGCCTCCTCCGCTCCCGCCCGCCCGACCGGCACCTCCAGCACCCCCGTCCCCCTGAAGTGGGTCGGCCCGCTGCGGATCAGCAGCCCGGCGCTCGGCGGCACGCAGGAGATCAGCGTCCCGCTCGCGACCTACGAGACCCCGCTGTGGCCGTCGGTGGGGCGCGGCGCACGCGTCTCGACGATGGTCGAGGAGGGGATCCGCGCCGTCGTGGTCGACGAGCGCATGACGCGCTCGATCCTGCTGGAGGCCGACGACGCGGCGACCGCCCTCGCGGCCTGGCGCCGGCTGGAGGACTCGCGCGAGAAGCTGCAGGCCGTCGTCGCCACGAGCAGCCGCTTCGCGCGGCTGATCGACATGCACGTGCAGATCGTCGGCGACCTGCTGTTCCTGCGCCTGGAGCTCACCACCGGCGACGCCTCGGGCCACAACATGGTGACGCTCGCGGGTGAGCGCCTGATGGACCACATCCTCGCGACGATCCCGGGCGTGCGGTACGTCTCGCCGTCGGGCAACTACTGCATCGACAAGAAGGCCTCCGCCGTCAACGGCATCCTGGGCCGCGGCAAGAACGTCGTCACCGAGATCCTGCTGCCCCGCGAGGTCGTCGAGCGGCGCCTGCGCACGAGCGCGGCCGCCGTCGAGAAGCTCAACGTGCGCAAGAACCTCATCGGTTCGATCCTCGCCGGGTCGCTGCGCTCGGCCAACGCGCACTACGCCAACATGCTGCTCGGCTTCTACCTGGCCACCGGCCAGGACGCCGCGAACATCGTCGAGGGCTCGCAGGGTGTCACGCGCGCCGAGGACCGCGACGGCGACCTCTACTTCTCCTGCACGCTCCCCAACGTGATCGTCGGCTCGGTCGGCAACGGCAAGGGCCTGCCGGAGGTCGACGAGGCCCTGCGGCTCCTCGGCTGCCGGGAGGAGCGCGAGCCTGGCGAGAACGGGCGGCGCCTCGCGGTGCTCGCGGCCGCCACGGTGCTGTGCGGCGAGCTCTCCCTGCTTGCGGCGCAGACCAACCAGGGCGAGCTCATGCGCTCGCACGTCGTGCTCGAGCGCGGCGCCGGTCGTGGAGATCGGGTGCAGGCTCCGCCCGCGCAGGACCCGGTGTCGTGA
- a CDS encoding TetR/AcrR family transcriptional regulator yields MSRVVEDVATRTDVAEGDARPDGRSRRWDTHRAARLDELTRAARRAIHHGGPDLSMDEIATAIGTSKSIVYRYFSDRSGLQTAVGEAVLRDMGSALADATHRAHGPHAVIRAMVGVYLEMISTSPSVYAFVTRGGDSAPSSGPLRTLADDAAALLVPVLADVVADQGGDPARARMWSAGVIGFVRGSAEVWLADREGAGSAAGAHDVDAAELHELADTLADWICVGTPAVTSPHPTR; encoded by the coding sequence ATGAGTCGTGTCGTCGAGGATGTGGCCACCCGGACCGACGTCGCCGAGGGCGACGCCCGGCCCGACGGCCGCTCGCGCCGCTGGGACACCCACCGCGCCGCCCGGCTCGACGAGCTCACCCGCGCCGCCCGCCGCGCCATCCACCACGGCGGCCCCGACCTCTCGATGGACGAGATCGCGACGGCGATCGGCACCTCCAAGTCGATCGTCTACCGCTACTTCAGCGATCGCAGCGGGCTGCAGACCGCCGTCGGCGAGGCCGTCCTTCGCGACATGGGATCGGCGCTCGCGGACGCGACGCACCGCGCGCACGGGCCGCACGCCGTCATCCGCGCGATGGTCGGCGTCTACCTCGAGATGATCTCGACCTCGCCGTCGGTCTACGCGTTCGTCACGCGCGGCGGCGACTCCGCCCCGAGCAGCGGGCCGCTGCGCACGCTCGCCGACGACGCCGCGGCGCTGCTCGTCCCGGTCCTGGCCGACGTCGTCGCCGACCAGGGTGGCGACCCGGCGCGGGCCCGCATGTGGTCGGCCGGGGTCATCGGGTTCGTGCGAGGTTCCGCCGAGGTCTGGCTCGCGGACCGCGAGGGCGCGGGGTCGGCCGCCGGCGCCCACGACGTCGACGCAGCCGAGCTGCACGAGCTGGCCGACACCCTCGCCGACTGGATCTGCGTCGGCACCCCCGCCGTCACCTCACCACACCCCACCCGCTGA
- a CDS encoding acyl-CoA dehydrogenase, with protein sequence MSAEKTERQLAVATIADLLDGRWAQRRRHTRDLCTDLDLVSLPGQPYPEHRARVLTSLQKLADLGEVQRAFPAALGGADDPGGNIAGFEELIVADPSLQIKAGVQWGLFGAAVLHLGTEHNHTEFLPDIMSLAVPGAFAMTETGHGSDVASIATTATYDPDAQEFVIHTPYRAAWKDYLGNAALHGTAAVVFAQLITRGVNHGVHAFYVPIRDASAERDDSGAHPMLPGVTSQDDGHKGGLNGIDNGRLAFDHVRVPRTNMLDRYGSVAVDGEYSSPIASPGRRFFTMLSTLVQGRVSLDGASTGVAKMALAIAWRYAEERRQFTGADPEVETVLADYGTHRRRLLPLLARTYAAQFLHNDLLERFHGIFSGEHDTDEDRQDLETLAAAAKPLSTWLALETLQTAREACGGQGFLSENRLVGLRADWDVYATFEGDNTVLLQLVGKRLLTDYGRSTAKMDVAGQARWVAERAGDMALHRTPLRRASQSIRDWGSRARSAEELRDPAVQRELLEDRVETMVEEIALRMRPSLKGTAAERAAAFDADQAELVEAARAHGELLRWESFTAALAEVRDPDTAKVLRWLRDLFALTTIEKNLAWYLVNGRLSAQRARTVTSYVERLLLRLRPHALELVEAFGYGPEHLRAEIATGVEAERQAEAMAYVRRQRATGEAPISEKHLPAVTDGSTGPKVAQPV encoded by the coding sequence ATGTCCGCCGAGAAGACCGAGCGCCAGCTCGCCGTCGCCACGATCGCCGATCTCCTGGACGGCCGCTGGGCGCAGCGCCGCCGCCACACGCGCGACCTGTGCACCGACCTCGACCTCGTCAGCCTGCCCGGTCAGCCCTACCCCGAGCACCGCGCCCGGGTGCTCACCTCGCTGCAGAAGCTCGCCGACCTCGGCGAGGTCCAGCGCGCGTTCCCGGCCGCGCTCGGCGGCGCCGACGACCCTGGCGGCAACATCGCCGGGTTCGAGGAGCTGATCGTGGCCGACCCCTCGCTGCAGATCAAGGCGGGCGTGCAGTGGGGCCTGTTCGGTGCGGCGGTCCTGCACCTCGGCACGGAGCACAACCACACCGAGTTCCTGCCCGACATCATGAGCCTGGCCGTCCCGGGCGCCTTCGCGATGACGGAGACGGGCCACGGCAGCGACGTCGCCTCCATCGCCACCACCGCGACCTACGACCCGGACGCGCAGGAGTTCGTCATCCACACGCCCTACCGGGCGGCGTGGAAGGACTACCTCGGCAACGCCGCTCTGCACGGCACGGCCGCCGTCGTCTTCGCGCAGCTGATCACGCGCGGCGTGAACCACGGCGTGCACGCCTTCTACGTGCCGATCCGGGACGCGTCCGCCGAGCGCGACGACTCCGGCGCCCACCCGATGCTGCCGGGCGTCACGAGCCAGGACGACGGTCACAAGGGCGGGCTCAACGGCATCGACAACGGCCGGCTCGCGTTCGACCACGTGCGCGTCCCGCGCACGAACATGCTGGACCGCTACGGAAGCGTCGCGGTCGACGGCGAGTACAGCTCCCCGATCGCCTCACCCGGTCGGCGGTTCTTCACCATGCTCTCGACCCTCGTCCAGGGGCGGGTCTCGCTCGACGGCGCGAGCACCGGCGTCGCGAAGATGGCGCTCGCGATCGCGTGGCGCTACGCCGAGGAGCGGCGCCAGTTCACCGGTGCCGACCCCGAGGTCGAGACCGTGCTGGCGGACTACGGCACGCACCGCCGTCGCCTCCTGCCGCTGCTCGCGCGGACCTACGCGGCGCAGTTCCTGCACAACGACCTGCTCGAGCGGTTCCACGGCATCTTCTCGGGCGAGCACGACACCGACGAGGACCGCCAGGACCTCGAGACGCTGGCGGCCGCGGCGAAGCCCCTGTCGACCTGGCTCGCGCTGGAGACGCTGCAGACCGCGCGCGAGGCGTGCGGCGGGCAGGGGTTCCTCTCGGAGAACCGGCTCGTGGGGCTGCGCGCCGACTGGGACGTCTACGCGACGTTCGAGGGAGACAACACGGTGCTGCTGCAGCTCGTCGGCAAGCGCCTGCTGACGGACTACGGGCGCTCGACGGCGAAGATGGACGTCGCCGGGCAGGCCCGGTGGGTCGCCGAGCGAGCCGGCGACATGGCGCTGCACCGCACGCCGCTGCGCCGCGCGTCGCAGTCGATCCGCGACTGGGGTTCGCGCGCCCGCTCCGCCGAGGAGCTGCGCGACCCGGCCGTGCAGCGCGAGCTGCTCGAGGACCGCGTGGAGACGATGGTCGAGGAGATCGCGCTGCGGATGCGACCCTCGCTCAAGGGCACGGCGGCGGAGCGGGCCGCGGCGTTCGACGCCGACCAGGCGGAGCTCGTCGAGGCGGCCCGGGCGCACGGCGAGCTGCTGCGGTGGGAGTCCTTCACCGCCGCGCTCGCCGAGGTCCGCGACCCCGACACCGCCAAGGTCCTGCGGTGGCTGCGCGACTTGTTCGCTCTCACGACCATCGAGAAGAACCTCGCGTGGTACCTCGTGAACGGTCGGCTGTCGGCCCAGCGCGCGCGGACGGTCACGTCCTACGTCGAGCGGCTGCTGCTGCGGCTGCGCCCGCACGCGCTCGAGCTCGTGGAGGCGTTCGGGTACGGACCGGAGCACCTGCGCGCCGAGATCGCGACGGGCGTCGAGGCAGAGCGTCAGGCCGAGGCGATGGCGTACGTGCGGCGTCAGCGCGCCACGGGCGAGGCGCCGATCAGCGAGAAGCACCTGCCGGCGGTGACCGACGGGTCCACGGGGCCGAAGGTCGCGCAGCCGGTCTGA
- a CDS encoding siderophore-interacting protein — protein MGRGVVTQLEVVAREWVTPHLVRLEFGGVDGASLASFPMNEFADAYVKLELPPRGVELGFPYDVEQIRETRPAHEWPVLRTYTIRWFDAARDRLAMDFVVHGDDGVAGPWARDVEPYGPGAKVQVRGPGGAYSPDLEADHHLLVGDASALPAIAAAVERLPLGASADVVIGVENSGDEIALPSEADVSLRWIHAACNDTDPGEAIVAATTALELPDGDVHAFVHGEAGWVKALRSHLRFERQIPRERLSISGYWRLGANDEQWREGKRAWNEAVEAEEQARAS, from the coding sequence GTGGGACGCGGAGTGGTGACGCAGCTGGAGGTCGTGGCGCGGGAGTGGGTGACGCCGCACCTGGTGCGCCTGGAGTTCGGCGGTGTCGACGGCGCCTCGCTGGCGTCCTTCCCGATGAACGAGTTCGCCGACGCGTACGTGAAGCTCGAGCTGCCGCCGCGCGGCGTCGAGCTCGGCTTCCCCTACGACGTCGAGCAGATCCGCGAGACGCGCCCCGCGCACGAGTGGCCCGTGCTGCGGACCTACACGATCCGCTGGTTCGACGCCGCGCGCGACCGGCTCGCGATGGACTTCGTCGTGCACGGCGACGACGGCGTCGCCGGCCCCTGGGCGCGCGACGTCGAGCCCTACGGTCCCGGTGCGAAGGTCCAGGTCCGCGGTCCCGGCGGCGCGTACTCGCCCGACCTCGAGGCGGACCACCACCTTCTCGTGGGCGACGCGAGCGCGCTGCCCGCGATCGCCGCCGCCGTGGAGCGGCTGCCGCTCGGGGCGAGCGCCGACGTCGTGATCGGCGTCGAGAACTCCGGCGACGAGATCGCGCTGCCCAGCGAGGCCGACGTGTCCCTCCGGTGGATCCACGCGGCGTGCAACGACACCGACCCGGGCGAGGCGATCGTGGCCGCGACGACGGCGCTGGAGCTGCCCGACGGCGACGTCCACGCGTTCGTGCACGGCGAGGCCGGCTGGGTGAAGGCGCTGCGCAGCCACCTGCGCTTCGAGCGACAGATCCCGCGCGAGCGGCTGTCGATCTCCGGCTACTGGCGGCTCGGCGCGAACGACGAGCAGTGGCGCGAGGGCAAGCGCGCCTGGAACGAGGCCGTCGAGGCCGAGGAGCAGGCCCGCGCCAGCTGA